A region of Scleropages formosus chromosome 2, fSclFor1.1, whole genome shotgun sequence DNA encodes the following proteins:
- the LOC108931570 gene encoding cat eye syndrome critical region protein 2-like translates to MFQGCRLTVEEVQSWWEVPAIAHFCSLFRTAFSLPDFEIEELEEALLKQDCDFLAELIASLLQGCYQRTDITPQSFSSYLDDIINYRWELEEGKPNPLRQGPFEVLPPRTQVELLHRLCDYRLDAADVFDLLKGLDADSLRVEPLGQDGNGALYWYFYGTRMYKEEPVRPKPGELSVIPEVKIPEKRKRGRPPKKKKLEEEQRLSEVDTVVTENGVETQEPGEERQRGTWSLVCDTEEQWVNLANNLKDSTSPQARHLYRIISQNFLPEISSMIVHKEKEQKEKRLDPVPLRSSHRPPSSRLTREEQETLRAIENVEQQKRKEEDADRQALLAEQRREEERFLQEERQREEQERIKAVEERARRRQQREEKAWLLSQGKELPPELLHLDTHSPIRRARRTKELYEIDDDYTALYKVLEALKAHKDAWPFLEPVDESYAPNYHEIIQTPMDLSTIEKKLNQGQYLAKDEFVSDVKLMFDNCQEYNGEDSEYTMMAESLERCFTKALLKHFPAEEGDTDEEFNIGNEDRDRRERRRNRGQRTGGQAGLENLVRASEQQARRFNDPRGSGKGSGPKEENRRVRPQPPPSPWTNEMPKDHTFQPGQPRPTSDIHPNMFHQTQMPAHHPHGPAPFAQRMAMDSRFSFPRQRPPEPKPGEPNTWRLPPNFNMQASSGDGQCLGPRFPVDSKARLLHPCHQQHSYLGPTHGPSLGPRPIALQSGGLCSPSPEGQVTYTSGSRHPVPEVLQQNSPFARFCPPVAVMPAAWPGMNAEGHERPARPAMQDQVMSSSSAQRPFSSIMGRPPAPTKPWPDQTVRYHAPNGQYRMPTSSSPSPGPPHDSRPLLASMLESPEMIALQQLSASSRPPARPQCPSLLPQHQLGGFQQPPQASPAPVAPLHLPRSEMQLIRPAREATAESCPTKNLDSAPQGLTPPESKSAVQLSRVTPVQAEQERRSVPSPTEHPNRICGSLQSPSAPDMGRHQERGEAGPGAAPGHPQGTETCKTERALASQNAPQDGRAHNSPPQTVLRSASHAHALPQVPSQSSLGDSVDQAPSGSPLLEQNVAAATMIRSPGMANGHPEPQAFSSELHTQLVGRVRLGLASRGPTQPQAAHHLGQENVAQGQLGSAGSLHAQYGIPMGRTLPGTNHQAFGSQSPGQPMNPHPSAAQYPTYHLQGAAYPYRMASPNHQGNTSMFSPYQQPQYYPQPQSSKRGGFPVMEWQRSPYHSRHPVPSGAYVPTVSNVNGRPKESSASPHGSEGSGGGLLSPGSVPESREAGSPLKPAHMENGPEQPESPKEILDLDSHNAAVRHRGAQPPYAGDFLYDSRTTQPGVHQGDVPPPHALPRPPYSAHPYPCGPYTAQRSHPHLMEALQHLPYPPGQSQMTLYRHPRAGGHFQGIMVQQRNTVQEHYLHPGQQVTCAGPPRDPGSKQGV, encoded by the exons gagctggaggaggcacTGTTGAAGCAGGACTGCGACTTCCTGGCGGAGCTCATCGCTTCCCTGCTGCAGGGATGCTACCAGCGCACGGACATCAC ACCTCAGTCCTTCAGTTCATACCTCGATGACATCATCAATTACCgctgggagctggaggagggaaagcCTAATCCATTGCGGCAGGGCCCCTTCGAGGTGCTGCCTCCCCGCACGCAGGTGGAGCTGCTGCACCGCCTCTGTGACTACCGGCTGGACGCCGCCGATGTCTTTGACCTGCTCAAG GGATTGGATGCGGACAGCCTGCGAGTGGAGCCTCTAGGGCAGGACGGAAATGGCGCCCTCTACTGGTACTTCTATGGCACACGCATGTACAAGGAGGAGCCGGTCAGGCCGAAGCCAGGTGAACTCAG CGTGATCCCCGAGGTCAAGATTCCAGAGAAAAGGAAGAGGGGGAGGCCACCTAAGAAAaagaagctggaggaagagCAGCGGCTGAG TGAGGTGGACACCGTGGTCACGGAGAATGGCGTGGAAACTCAGGAGCCAGGCGAAG AGCGGCAGCGTGGTACCTGGTCACTGGTGTGCGACACTGAGGAGCAGTGGGTGAACCTAGCCAACAACCTCAAGGACAGTACCTCCCCTCAAGCTCGTCACCTCTACAGAATCATCAGCCAGAACTTCCTGCCAGAGATCAGCAGCATGATCGTGCACAAG GAGAAGGAACAGAAGGAGAAACGGTTAGATCCCGTTCCACTTCGCAGCTCACACCGACCACCTTCCAGCCGTCTCACCCGTGAAGAGCAG GAGACCTTGAGGGCCATTGAGAACGTGGAGCAACAGAAGCGCAAGGAGGAGGATGCAGACCGGCAGGCACTGCTGGCAGAGCAGCGCAGGGAAGAAGAGAGGTTCTTGCAGGAGGAGAGGCAGCGTGAGGAGCAGGAGAGGATTAAGGCAGTGGAGG AACGTGCACGACGGCGCCAGCAGCGGGAGGAGAAGGCATGGTTGCTGTCACAAGGCAAGGAGCTGCCACCTGAACTGCTGCACCTGGACACCCACTCACCCATCCGCCGTGCCCGTCGCACCAAGGAACT GTATGAAATTGATGATGATTACACTGCTTTATACAAAG TGCTGGAAGCCCTCAAGGCCCATAAGGATGCATGGCCCTTCTTAGAGCCAGTAGATGAATCCTATGCCCCCAACTATCATGAAATCATCCAG ACCCCAATGGACCTTTCCACCATTGAGAAGAAACTGAACCAAGGGCAGTACCTCGCCAAGGATGAATTTGTGTCTGATGTGAAGCTCATGTTTGACAACTGCCAGGAATACAACGGAGAGGACAGCG AGTACACCATGATGGCAGAGTCTTTGGAGCGTTGCTTCACCAAGGCCCTCTTGAAGCACTTCCCAGCGGAGGAGGGTGACACGGACGAGGAGTTCAACATCGGCAACGAGGACCGGGATCGACGGGAGCGGCGCCGGAACCGAGGGCAGAGAACTGGGGGTCAGGCCGGGCTTGAAAACCTGGTCCGGGCTAGCGAGCAACAGGCTCGCCGTTTTAATGACCCCCGCGGCAGTGGCAAAGGTAGCGGCCCAAAGGAAGAGAACAGACGTGTGCGCCCCCAGCCCCCTCCTTCACCCTGGACCAACGAGATGCCTAAAGACCATACCTTCCAGCCAGGACAGCCTCGCCCTACATCTGACATTCATCCTAACATGTTCCACCAAACTCAGATG CCGGCCCACCACCCCCATGGCCCTGCACCCTTTGCCCAACGCATGGCTATGGATTCGAGATTTTCCTTCCCTAGGCAGAGACCTCCGGAGCCTAAGCCTGGGGAGCCGAACACATGGCGCCTACCTCCCAACTTCAACATGCAG GCTTCTTCTGGCGATGGCCAGTGTCTGGGCCCCAGGTTTCCAGTGGATTCAAAGGCTCGACTTCTGCATCCCTGTCACCAGCAGCATTCGTATCTGGGGCCAACTCATGGTCCCTCTCTGGGTCCACGTCCCATAGCTCTACAGTCCGGGGGCCTCTGCAGCCCATCTCCTGAAGGGCAGGTGACTTATACTTCCGGGAGTCGACACCCAGTACCAGAGGTTCTGCAGCAAAACAGCCCGTTTGCTCGCTTCTGCCCGCCTGTGGCGGTTATGCCTGCCGCATGGCCGGGGATGAACGCTGAAGGGCACGAGCGGCCTGCAAGGCCCGCGATGCAGGATCAAGTCATGAGTAGCTCATCTGCCCAACGCCCTTTTAGCTCTATCATGGGACGGCCGCCCGCGCCCACAAAGCCCTGGCCAGACCAGACAGTGCGATATCATGCCCCCAATGGGCAGTACAGGATGCCTACCTCCAGCTCTCCAAGCCCTGGGCCACCGCACGACTCCCGGCCCCTCCTGGCCTCCATGTTGGAGAGTCCAGAGATGATCGCCCTTCAGCAGCTGTCTGCTTCCTCAAGGCCACCCGCAAGACCCCAGTGTCCATCACTCCTTCCACAACACCAACTGGGGGGCTTTCAGCAGCCTCCGCAGGCTTCCCCTGCCCCAGTTGCCCCGCTGCATCTGCCCCGCTCAGAAATGCAGTTGATTCGTCCTGCAAGGGAAGCCACAGCTGAGAGCTGTCCCACTAAAAACTTGGATTCAGCACCTCAGG GTTTGACGCCACCTGAGTCCAAATCGGCCGTCCAGCTGTCCCGAGTGACCCCAGTCCAGGCTGAACAGGAGCGCCGGTCTGTCCCCAGCCCCACGGAACACCCAAATCGGATCTGTGGGTCACTGCAGAGCCCATCCGCCCCCGACATGGGAAGACACCAAGAGAGAGGGGAGGCAGGGCCAGGGGCAGCACCGGGACACCCTCAGGGCACTGAAACCTGCAAAACGGAGAGAGCTCTCgcatcccagaatgcaccacAGGATGGTCGAGCACACAACTCTCCTCCACAAACTGTCCTACGTTCTGCGTCCCACGCTCACGCTCTGCCCCAGGTACCCAGCCAATCGAGCTTAGGGGACAGTGTGGACCAGGCACCCAGTGGCAGCCCTCTACTAGAGCAGAATGTTGCAGCTGCCACCATGATAAGGTCACCTGGGATGGCCAATGGCCATCCTGAACCACAGGCTTTCTCATCAGAGCTTCACACTCAACTGGTGGGCAGGGTTCGGCTGGGACTGGCCTCCAGGGGACCCACACAGCCCCAAGCAGCCCATCACCTGGGACAGGAAAATGTAGCCCAGGGCCAGCTTGGTTCTGCAGGTTCACTCCACGCACAGTATGGTATCCCCATGGGACGAACCCTGCCGGGCACCAACCATCAGGCCTTCGGCAGCCAGTCTCCTGGCCAGCCTATGAACCCCCACCCCAGTGCTGCGCAGTATCCCACCTATCACCTGCAGGGAGCAGCATACCCGTACCGCATGGCTTCTCCAAATCACCAGGGCAACACCAGCATGTTCTCACCATACCAGCAACCGCAGTACTACCCCCAGCCTCAGAGCAGTAAGAGGGGTGGCTTCCCAGTAATGGAGTGGCAGCGCTCCCCATATCACTCTCGTCATCCCGTGCCTTCTGGTGCCTATGTGCCGACGGTTTCTAATGTTAACGGGCGTCCGAAGGAGAGCAGCGCATCCCCGCACGGTTCGGAGGGCTCCGGGGGTGGTTTACTCTCCCCCGGCTCGGTGCCTGAGAGCCGGGAGGCTGGCAGCCCCCTGAAGCCAGCGCACATGGAGAATGGCCCGGAGCAGCCCGAGAGCCCCAAGGAGATCCTGGACCTAGATAGCCACAATGCAGCAGTGCGTCACCGTGGAGCCCAACCCCCCTATGCAGGTGACTTCCTGTATGACTCGCGCACAACACAACCCGGAGTGCACCAGGGTGATGTTCCACCACCGCATGCATTGCCTCGCCCCCCCTACTCTGCCCACCCGTATCCCTGCGGTCCCTACACTGCCCAGCGGTCCCACCCACACCTGATGGAGGCTCTGCAGCACCTCCCCTACCCTCCTGGCCAGTCTCAGATGACCTTGTACAGACACCCCAGAGCAGGTGGCCACTTCCAGGGAATTATGGTCCAACAGAGGAATACGGTTCAGGAGCACTACCTCCATCCTGG GCAGCAGGTGACGTGTGCAGGACCTCCCAGGGACCCTGGCAGCAAGCAGGGAGTGTGA